From a region of the Paenibacillus sp. FSL R10-2734 genome:
- a CDS encoding sugar ABC transporter permease, whose translation MSESAVTRKTAGAPTKIYWTRKRREQLAGWLFIAPEVIGMLVIAVFPLLFSLFLSLTEWNLVGGLSAIHFVGLDNFIELFRDNRFLLALKNNVLFTIGTVPVTMLLGVVLSALIHKKLYAKTFFKVAFFVPYICSTVAIAAVWQALYHPSKGPINQILMQIGLSEPPRWLVDTSFSLVAIMIIYVWQLLGYQIIIFLAGMTNIPEELYEAATIDGASGIGQFRRITLPLLGPTTFFLAITSTISSFKIFDMIKFLTDGGPNYSSTVIVYQIYEEGFERFKMGYASAMSWVLFLIIMLVTSITWMTQNRKVHY comes from the coding sequence ATGAGTGAATCTGCCGTTACCCGGAAGACAGCCGGGGCACCAACTAAAATCTACTGGACACGCAAAAGACGGGAGCAGCTGGCCGGTTGGCTCTTTATCGCTCCTGAAGTAATCGGAATGCTGGTAATCGCCGTATTCCCACTTCTGTTCAGCCTTTTCTTGAGTCTGACGGAATGGAATTTGGTCGGAGGCTTGTCCGCGATCCATTTTGTCGGTCTGGACAATTTCATAGAACTGTTTAGAGATAACCGCTTCTTACTGGCACTGAAGAATAATGTACTGTTTACAATCGGTACAGTGCCAGTCACGATGCTGCTGGGGGTTGTGCTCTCGGCGCTGATCCATAAGAAGCTGTATGCCAAAACCTTCTTTAAAGTGGCTTTTTTCGTACCCTACATTTGTTCAACGGTAGCCATTGCCGCCGTATGGCAGGCGCTCTATCATCCGTCTAAAGGACCGATCAACCAGATTTTGATGCAGATCGGATTATCCGAACCACCACGCTGGCTGGTTGATACCAGCTTCTCATTGGTTGCAATAATGATTATCTACGTCTGGCAGCTGCTTGGCTATCAGATCATCATCTTTCTGGCTGGTATGACGAACATTCCAGAAGAGCTGTATGAAGCCGCAACAATTGACGGTGCTAGCGGGATTGGACAGTTCCGGCGTATTACGCTACCGCTGCTAGGCCCGACCACTTTTTTTCTAGCAATTACAAGCACGATTTCATCCTTTAAAATATTCGATATGATCAAGTTCCTGACGGACGGCGGTCCCAACTATTCGAGTACGGTCATTGTGTACCAGATTTATGAGGAAGGGTTCGAACGCTTCAAAATGGGCTATGCCTCAGCGATGTCCTGGGTGCTGTTCCTCATCATTATGCTGGTAACTTCGATTACTTGGATGACACAGAACCGCAAAGTCCATTATTAG
- a CDS encoding helix-turn-helix domain-containing protein, producing MSLMLIDDDVPMLEYVEYLLGSMELDLKLVASAFSSEDALEQFHAVLPDLVIIDIGLPGMDGLELADAFRITKPEVRLIFLTCYEDFHYSKRAIQLEADDYLIKDELSPEQLKSSLCKAISRFRSRKELLERYSFRQAIERNKEVLKQSFLKQLLSGTADKENTLEFGERLGISWKLPYLRHGFLHIDAASVTERYRYKDIPLIHFAVNNIALELSAGEATITPIMGRDADIYLLWNVAEQGFRGNGLADFMQSMLEKVEQYLKITLRGFYSETSAPIRNFDTLHKTLIEYRDHSFYSAVTSVSVLEEHTDFGQTAEWRGDKERGMLSLALEDHNAAWIDLAINQWTQQVSADKVLPRLVKEACGNFVRQMAFEAGGLAEEDYFTQLEQTVHIQEAARLTKRELRNLWRQHTLAPAAAEEKDIRLQAVDCFLEEHVDQMVTSIDMAEHLHLNASYFSRYFKKLSGINFTDYVNQYKMNMAITMLARPHETVENVAYTLGFSDRAYFSKVFKKYSGRNPSEYKAQPSEDSNDVE from the coding sequence ATGAGTCTGATGCTGATTGATGATGATGTCCCAATGCTGGAATATGTAGAATATTTGTTGGGATCAATGGAGCTGGACCTGAAGCTTGTGGCCTCCGCTTTCAGCAGTGAGGACGCGCTGGAGCAGTTTCATGCTGTTCTACCAGACCTCGTCATTATTGATATTGGTCTGCCGGGTATGGATGGACTGGAGCTCGCGGATGCCTTCCGCATTACAAAGCCGGAGGTACGACTAATATTCCTGACCTGCTATGAGGATTTTCATTACTCAAAGCGGGCTATCCAACTTGAGGCAGATGACTATCTCATCAAGGATGAATTATCACCTGAACAGCTTAAGAGCAGTCTATGTAAAGCGATCAGTCGCTTTCGTAGCCGAAAAGAATTGCTGGAGCGGTATTCCTTCCGCCAGGCTATTGAGCGCAATAAGGAAGTGCTGAAGCAAAGCTTCCTGAAGCAACTTCTGTCCGGTACGGCAGATAAGGAGAACACGCTGGAGTTTGGTGAACGCCTAGGTATCTCATGGAAGCTCCCCTATCTTCGTCATGGTTTTCTTCATATTGACGCCGCATCGGTAACCGAGCGTTACCGTTACAAGGATATACCCTTGATTCATTTTGCTGTGAACAATATTGCGCTGGAATTATCCGCTGGGGAAGCTACCATTACCCCAATTATGGGTAGGGACGCCGATATTTATCTGCTCTGGAACGTCGCGGAACAGGGCTTCCGTGGAAATGGGCTGGCTGATTTTATGCAGTCTATGCTAGAAAAGGTGGAGCAGTACTTGAAGATTACCCTGCGGGGTTTCTATTCAGAGACTTCGGCTCCGATCCGGAATTTTGATACCTTGCATAAGACACTCATAGAATACCGTGATCATAGCTTCTATTCTGCGGTTACGTCGGTTTCTGTACTAGAAGAACATACAGATTTCGGGCAGACAGCCGAATGGCGTGGAGATAAGGAACGCGGGATGCTGTCACTGGCGCTCGAGGATCATAACGCCGCCTGGATAGATCTGGCGATCAATCAATGGACGCAGCAGGTATCAGCAGATAAGGTGCTGCCCCGTCTAGTGAAGGAAGCTTGCGGAAATTTTGTCCGCCAGATGGCTTTTGAAGCCGGAGGACTTGCCGAGGAAGATTACTTCACCCAGTTGGAGCAGACCGTTCATATTCAGGAGGCTGCCCGCTTAACTAAGCGGGAGCTAAGGAATCTGTGGAGACAGCACACGCTAGCTCCTGCAGCTGCTGAAGAGAAAGACATCCGACTTCAGGCCGTTGATTGCTTCTTAGAGGAGCATGTCGACCAAATGGTAACATCGATAGACATGGCTGAGCATCTGCACCTGAATGCAAGCTATTTCTCGAGATACTTCAAGAAGCTTTCCGGCATTAACTTCACCGATTATGTGAATCAATACAAAATGAACATGGCTATCACAATGCTGGCGCGCCCGCATGAAACGGTTGAGAATGTGGCTTATACACTCGGCTTCTCTGACCGGGCCTATTTCTCCAAAGTATTCAAGAAATACAGCGGAAGAAACCCCAGTGAATATAAAGCTCAACCGTCTGAAGATAGCAACGATGTGGAATAA
- a CDS encoding carbohydrate ABC transporter permease, whose translation MTNRKFKPGNLIFTTLFALLSVFFLMPLVWMLSAASKTEKDVWTFPIQWIPKDWNLIANFKAVWMGDVAFGLFYMNSLKIALISTIATIVISAMAGYALGKLNFKGRSLIFTLMLAFMMIPEQATLVPRYIMIKELGLYDSHASLILMGMFSSYFTFLLRQFMIGIHNDMLEAAELDGAGFFRIFWSVVLPLSRPILATVGIIKFIWTWNDYQGPLIMLNSTKLYTIPLGMQFFKEEFGTQISVMMMASVAAILPLLILFLALQKQVIDGIAIGGVKG comes from the coding sequence ATGACAAACAGAAAATTTAAGCCCGGCAATCTGATATTTACGACCTTGTTCGCTCTGCTCTCGGTATTCTTTCTGATGCCGCTGGTCTGGATGCTGTCCGCCGCCTCCAAGACGGAAAAGGATGTCTGGACCTTCCCGATTCAATGGATTCCTAAGGACTGGAATCTGATCGCTAACTTTAAGGCGGTATGGATGGGCGATGTTGCTTTTGGATTATTTTATATGAATTCGCTTAAGATTGCCCTGATTTCAACCATCGCAACAATTGTGATTTCGGCCATGGCCGGTTATGCGCTTGGCAAGCTCAATTTCAAGGGCAGATCCCTGATTTTCACCTTGATGCTGGCCTTCATGATGATTCCAGAGCAGGCAACGCTCGTTCCGCGCTATATTATGATTAAGGAACTGGGGCTCTACGATTCACATGCATCTCTAATACTAATGGGGATGTTCTCCAGTTACTTCACCTTCCTGCTGCGTCAGTTCATGATAGGCATTCATAATGATATGCTGGAAGCTGCCGAGCTGGACGGCGCAGGATTCTTCAGGATCTTCTGGAGCGTTGTTCTGCCGTTAAGCCGCCCGATACTGGCAACCGTGGGTATTATCAAGTTCATCTGGACGTGGAATGATTACCAGGGTCCGCTGATTATGTTGAATTCGACCAAGCTGTATACCATTCCGCTGGGTATGCAATTCTTCAAGGAAGAGTTCGGCACACAGATCTCCGTCATGATGATGGCATCCGTAGCCGCCATTCTGCCGCTGCTAATACTGTTCTTAGCACTGCAGAAGCAAGTTATCGATGGGATTGCTATAGGTGGAGTAAAGGGGTGA
- a CDS encoding YtxH domain-containing protein, producing MKKDTKGLLWGALVGSVVGSVTALLFAPKPGKELRKDIADGTAAGIEKVQGIAVQAGDKSIELYDKAKDSIGHVVHEVREWSKSCTNAVEEDTATVAVSGIASEEAIQEAAATLEEVTELEVSSVSDEVSSEEASLEEVKQEDKDNNEIA from the coding sequence ATGAAAAAGGACACGAAAGGTTTGTTATGGGGAGCTTTAGTCGGAAGTGTGGTTGGATCAGTGACAGCACTTCTGTTCGCGCCTAAACCGGGTAAAGAGCTGCGCAAGGATATTGCAGACGGAACAGCTGCCGGCATTGAGAAGGTACAAGGAATTGCCGTTCAGGCAGGAGACAAGAGCATTGAGCTGTATGACAAAGCTAAAGATTCTATAGGTCATGTAGTACATGAGGTCCGCGAATGGAGCAAGTCATGCACGAATGCTGTTGAAGAAGATACTGCTACTGTGGCTGTAAGTGGAATTGCTTCTGAAGAGGCTATTCAAGAGGCTGCGGCTACTTTGGAAGAGGTTACGGAGTTAGAGGTATCGTCTGTTAGCGATGAAGTTAGCAGTGAAGAAGCTAGTCTTGAAGAAGTTAAGCAAGAAGATAAGGACAATAACGAAATCGCATAA
- a CDS encoding extracellular solute-binding protein, translating to MKKLSLALASMLLMLSVTACGGNNGNNAAATDAPAKADPATADSSTDKPAGKVKIKFYTFKVDKPEEPVYQAVQAYNESQDKVEVEYKSLVQNSDSTEFMKKLDILVAGGEVVDVFMTGNEDELLERASRGVVEPLNSFFEQENIKPEDEYTKVLKLDDKVYGILPGSTQWMTIFNKDHLAAAGLSLPEMGWTWDDFRGLAKKLTTPEHFGTYFHTWGEYPNIIAYTEKPNPQLSADLKPIFDDPSFEYFFNLRRAMEQEDKSAQPYADVLASNYHVLQQFFAGNASMLAVPSYAVRAALNLEKFPHEFQTMYAPLPRSVGTEEIGMTNISGGGLAMGAKSENKEASYDFIRWMSKEAYKYTKDIPAFKGVDGAELIKGFFGENENLIDTASLSKTLFDPRIQMPDTFSVPYGSELKAIVENGFASFILDNRNFDEVKNEMTAEVEKVVQANKK from the coding sequence TTGAAAAAACTATCATTAGCACTAGCCAGTATGCTTCTCATGCTCTCCGTAACCGCGTGCGGCGGGAATAACGGCAACAATGCAGCCGCAACCGATGCACCAGCTAAAGCCGATCCGGCTACTGCCGACAGCAGTACAGACAAACCAGCGGGCAAAGTGAAGATCAAGTTCTACACGTTCAAGGTTGACAAGCCGGAAGAGCCTGTATACCAAGCCGTTCAGGCGTATAATGAATCTCAGGATAAAGTGGAAGTAGAGTATAAATCACTGGTTCAGAACAGTGACAGCACCGAATTCATGAAGAAGCTGGATATTCTGGTTGCCGGTGGAGAAGTGGTCGATGTATTCATGACCGGTAATGAGGATGAACTTCTGGAGCGTGCTTCACGCGGAGTTGTGGAACCGCTTAACTCTTTCTTTGAGCAGGAGAATATTAAACCGGAGGATGAGTATACCAAGGTTTTGAAGCTGGATGATAAAGTATACGGCATTCTGCCAGGCTCCACACAGTGGATGACGATCTTCAACAAAGATCATCTGGCGGCAGCGGGTCTGTCCTTACCTGAAATGGGCTGGACTTGGGATGATTTCCGCGGGCTTGCTAAGAAGCTAACGACTCCTGAGCATTTCGGAACCTATTTCCACACATGGGGTGAATATCCTAACATCATCGCCTACACTGAGAAACCTAATCCTCAGTTGTCAGCTGATCTGAAACCTATTTTCGATGATCCGTCCTTCGAGTACTTCTTCAATCTCCGTCGTGCTATGGAGCAGGAAGATAAGAGTGCCCAACCGTATGCCGATGTGCTTGCATCAAACTATCATGTGCTGCAGCAGTTTTTTGCCGGAAATGCTAGTATGCTTGCTGTACCAAGCTATGCTGTTAGAGCGGCGCTGAATCTGGAGAAATTCCCGCATGAGTTCCAGACGATGTATGCTCCGCTGCCGCGCTCCGTGGGTACGGAGGAGATTGGGATGACGAATATTTCCGGTGGCGGACTTGCGATGGGTGCGAAATCGGAGAACAAGGAAGCCTCCTATGATTTCATTCGTTGGATGTCAAAGGAAGCATACAAATATACGAAAGATATCCCAGCCTTCAAGGGCGTGGATGGTGCAGAACTAATTAAGGGCTTCTTTGGTGAAAATGAAAATTTGATCGACACTGCCTCGTTATCTAAGACGTTGTTCGATCCACGTATTCAAATGCCGGATACTTTCAGTGTTCCTTATGGCAGTGAATTGAAAGCGATTGTAGAGAATGGATTTGCCAGCTTTATCCTGGATAACCGCAATTTTGATGAAGTTAAGAATGAAATGACTGCGGAAGTGGAAAAGGTAGTTCAAGCTAATAAGAAATAA
- a CDS encoding FAD-dependent oxidoreductase: MNTYFIESGGRLNGMRVIHRESEGHMENDTYTLKSKKIPLNSSYDVIVIGGGPAGCTAAAAAAREGARTLLVEATGSLGGMGTSGLVPAWCPFSDKEKLVYRGLAAKVFHTLKAQMPHVQEDAMDWVPIEPEKLKRVYDDLVTESGAHILFLTMLADVERDEAGNITELLLLNKGGLQAFRAAVYVDCTGDGDVAAWAGAEYRKGDEETGELQPATHCFILGNVDDYAYLNGPKLHAENPHSPIHEVVRSGEYPAIPDTHLCNNMVAPRAVGFNAGHLWGVDNTNPFSVSEAMVEGRKMAAAYRDMLAAVHPAAFGNAVVMSTGTLIGTRESRRIIGDYILTAEDYISRRSFDDEICRNSYFIDVHGTQKEQQSGEGSGLAITLYGPGESHGIPYRCLTPRGLRNVLVAGRSISCDRRVLGSVRVMPVCLAMGEAAGLAAALAVGHTGGDVHAVDVARLRGRLREEGGYLPEIHAETAGERMQ, translated from the coding sequence TTGAACACGTACTTTATAGAAAGTGGTGGACGGCTTAACGGAATGAGGGTCATCCACCGGGAAAGTGAGGGCCATATGGAGAACGATACGTATACGCTGAAAAGTAAAAAGATCCCGCTGAATTCCTCCTACGACGTTATAGTAATCGGAGGCGGACCGGCGGGCTGTACCGCCGCGGCCGCGGCTGCAAGAGAAGGGGCTCGGACACTGTTGGTCGAGGCGACTGGCAGTCTAGGCGGAATGGGAACCTCCGGCCTTGTGCCAGCTTGGTGCCCATTCTCTGACAAAGAGAAGCTAGTCTACCGCGGTCTGGCAGCCAAGGTATTCCATACTTTAAAAGCGCAAATGCCGCATGTGCAGGAAGACGCGATGGATTGGGTGCCGATTGAACCGGAGAAGCTCAAACGTGTCTACGACGATCTCGTAACGGAGTCGGGGGCACATATCCTGTTCTTGACCATGCTGGCAGATGTGGAGAGAGATGAAGCAGGTAATATCACGGAGCTGCTGCTCCTGAATAAAGGTGGTCTACAGGCATTCCGAGCAGCCGTATATGTCGATTGCACGGGGGATGGCGATGTTGCTGCATGGGCGGGAGCCGAGTACCGTAAAGGCGACGAAGAGACCGGCGAGCTTCAGCCAGCCACACATTGCTTCATTCTTGGCAACGTGGATGATTACGCTTATTTGAATGGTCCGAAACTGCATGCGGAGAACCCACATAGTCCGATACACGAGGTGGTTCGGTCAGGGGAATACCCGGCAATACCGGACACCCATCTGTGCAACAACATGGTAGCTCCGCGTGCTGTGGGCTTCAATGCCGGACATCTCTGGGGAGTTGATAACACGAATCCCTTCTCAGTTTCGGAAGCAATGGTAGAGGGACGCAAGATGGCGGCTGCCTACCGGGATATGCTCGCTGCTGTCCATCCCGCGGCCTTCGGCAATGCGGTAGTTATGAGTACTGGTACGCTGATCGGAACGCGGGAGTCGCGGCGGATTATCGGTGATTACATCCTGACAGCGGAAGACTACATTTCCCGTAGAAGCTTTGATGATGAGATATGCCGCAACAGCTACTTTATTGATGTGCACGGCACGCAGAAGGAGCAACAGAGTGGTGAAGGATCTGGCCTAGCCATCACGCTGTACGGGCCGGGAGAATCACACGGCATTCCTTACCGTTGCCTTACACCGCGCGGACTGCGCAATGTGCTGGTGGCAGGACGTTCTATCTCCTGCGACCGCAGGGTGCTGGGCAGTGTCCGGGTGATGCCGGTATGCCTGGCGATGGGAGAAGCAGCCGGACTTGCTGCAGCGCTAGCCGTAGGACATACCGGCGGCGACGTTCATGCCGTTGATGTGGCAAGGCTGCGTGGGCGTCTCAGGGAAGAAGGCGGCTATTTGCCGGAAATACATGCTGAAACCGCAGGGGAGAGAATGCAATGA
- a CDS encoding histidine kinase, translated as MKWLSRFSFHRRLQFTFLILILLPFIVVTFWSYTSVRDNVSDKIARSNEETLKVIANQIEKTVDSISFVSVYFSEAYDPAVLESLRYLKTAADFENYGVYTHYNKLKSAANILSVQSLDADLQIMLVNRENRILIGNQNSPTFAEVPKQLLQESGKLNDQEKISLQWFPYGSDTAAPDYYYAVRFISDPLNKQKLATLYVGIPSHYFRNLLDTGNNANILSLADQKGRSIAFMGETDPAKKGPFLVSEVRIPKVGWLLTSMTPRNSIDGHIYREFLVSISIVGLFFLAFLILSMLWAGYINKPISLLRSSVKQYVGGNRSVRIPVKGKDEVAVLSSAFNQMLDDMNQLLIQVESEQEEKRRLELQALAAQIRPHFLLNTLNSIKVDLLLSGDENHGSMIDALMKLLRVYVHVDKPLELAEECKVLGSYVQVMQIRNRLDIDFECVLDEKVGAVMLPRLLLQPIVENAISHGFSARPANPAIRLEASFEQDMLRISISDNGRGMPDDKLQRLNRRLQGTEDETLWPEKGVGLVNTARRLQVLYGYRARLTAQARTDEGMTFILHIPVTSEKEVVPLDESDAD; from the coding sequence ATGAAATGGTTAAGCCGTTTTTCTTTCCATCGTAGACTGCAGTTCACGTTCCTGATCCTGATCCTGCTGCCTTTTATTGTGGTTACCTTCTGGTCATATACCTCCGTAAGGGATAATGTGAGTGATAAAATTGCACGTTCCAATGAGGAGACGTTGAAGGTCATCGCCAATCAGATCGAAAAAACAGTAGACAGCATCTCGTTTGTCTCGGTCTATTTCTCCGAGGCATATGATCCAGCAGTGCTGGAAAGCCTGCGCTACTTAAAAACCGCCGCGGATTTCGAGAACTATGGAGTGTACACCCACTACAATAAACTGAAATCTGCGGCTAATATATTGTCCGTTCAATCATTGGATGCAGATCTGCAGATTATGCTGGTCAACCGTGAGAATAGGATTCTTATCGGCAATCAGAATAGTCCGACCTTCGCCGAAGTGCCGAAACAACTTCTGCAAGAAAGCGGTAAGCTGAATGATCAGGAAAAGATATCATTGCAATGGTTTCCTTACGGTAGTGACACCGCTGCTCCGGATTATTATTATGCTGTGCGATTTATTAGTGATCCGCTTAATAAACAAAAGCTGGCGACACTATACGTTGGAATACCGAGTCATTATTTTCGTAACCTGCTGGATACGGGCAATAACGCCAACATTCTCTCACTGGCTGATCAGAAGGGAAGAAGTATCGCATTCATGGGTGAAACTGATCCAGCGAAGAAGGGGCCTTTCCTAGTTAGCGAGGTTCGCATTCCGAAGGTAGGATGGCTGCTGACCAGTATGACGCCGCGTAACTCTATCGACGGTCATATTTACCGGGAGTTTCTGGTCTCGATTTCGATTGTCGGCTTGTTCTTTTTGGCGTTTCTAATTCTGTCTATGCTCTGGGCCGGTTATATTAATAAGCCGATCAGCCTGCTGCGTTCAAGCGTCAAGCAATATGTAGGAGGCAACCGCTCTGTGCGGATACCTGTCAAAGGCAAGGATGAGGTGGCGGTATTATCCAGCGCCTTCAATCAGATGCTAGATGATATGAATCAGCTCTTGATTCAGGTAGAGAGTGAGCAGGAGGAGAAAAGGCGGCTAGAGCTTCAGGCGCTGGCGGCGCAAATCCGGCCTCATTTTCTGTTGAATACCCTCAACTCTATTAAAGTGGATTTGCTGCTAAGTGGTGACGAGAACCATGGTTCGATGATTGATGCGCTAATGAAGCTGCTACGCGTGTATGTTCATGTTGACAAGCCGCTTGAGCTGGCTGAGGAATGCAAGGTGCTTGGAAGCTACGTGCAGGTGATGCAGATCCGCAACCGACTCGATATCGATTTTGAATGCGTGCTGGATGAGAAGGTGGGAGCTGTTATGCTACCAAGGTTGCTCCTGCAGCCTATTGTAGAGAATGCCATCAGTCACGGCTTCTCCGCACGTCCGGCGAATCCAGCTATTCGGCTCGAAGCGTCGTTTGAACAGGATATGCTGAGGATCAGCATCAGCGATAATGGCCGCGGGATGCCAGACGATAAGCTTCAGCGCCTCAACCGCCGCCTACAAGGAACTGAAGATGAGACCCTTTGGCCAGAAAAAGGTGTTGGACTGGTTAACACGGCGCGTCGGCTGCAGGTACTCTACGGTTACAGGGCACGGCTGACGGCGCAAGCACGAACAGATGAAGGTATGACTTTTATACTGCATATTCCTGTAACAAGTGAGAAGGAGGTGGTTCCCCTTGATGAGTCTGATGCTGATTGA
- the racE gene encoding glutamate racemase has product MQQAIAILDSGVGGLTVVKEVMRQLPREKIIYFGDTARAPYGPRSTEEVTLFTEQIVDYLIQFNPKMIVIACNTATAAALDYISAKVSIPVIGVIHPGARAAISATKSGHVGVIGTIGTIGSGAYTNALKQLSPFVEVVSQACPALVPLVEQGMFRSEKSYEIVEQALEGIKDTNIDTLILGCTHYPFLVEPIGETMGPGVKLISSADETAREISTILYDKGKLSIGDESPIHQFFCSGDAEMFQRIARDWLGEQIRRTPVVWQVSTL; this is encoded by the coding sequence GTGCAGCAAGCTATTGCAATATTAGACTCAGGTGTGGGAGGGTTAACAGTTGTCAAAGAAGTGATGAGGCAACTCCCGCGGGAGAAGATCATTTATTTCGGCGACACGGCCCGAGCTCCGTACGGACCCCGTTCAACCGAGGAAGTAACACTGTTTACTGAGCAAATTGTAGATTATTTGATCCAGTTTAATCCTAAAATGATTGTTATCGCTTGTAATACTGCAACAGCTGCGGCGCTCGATTATATTTCGGCCAAGGTATCCATCCCTGTCATTGGGGTGATTCATCCAGGAGCCCGTGCTGCAATTAGTGCGACCAAAAGCGGACATGTCGGCGTGATCGGTACGATAGGAACCATCGGCAGTGGGGCTTATACTAACGCACTAAAGCAGCTGTCTCCTTTTGTTGAGGTTGTAAGTCAAGCCTGCCCAGCGCTTGTCCCGCTCGTTGAGCAAGGCATGTTCCGCTCAGAGAAAAGTTATGAAATTGTTGAGCAGGCACTGGAAGGCATTAAAGACACTAACATCGATACATTAATTTTAGGATGCACTCATTATCCATTTCTTGTTGAGCCTATTGGAGAAACCATGGGACCGGGAGTTAAGCTAATTAGTTCTGCAGATGAGACAGCTCGTGAGATCAGCACGATTTTGTATGATAAAGGAAAGCTGTCCATCGGGGATGAAAGTCCAATTCATCAGTTCTTCTGCAGCGGTGATGCTGAAATGTTTCAGAGAATTGCTCGAGACTGGCTCGGAGAACAAATTAGACGCACCCCAGTAGTATGGCAAGTATCCACATTATAA
- a CDS encoding M14 family metallopeptidase, which translates to MRQYIASRGDTVSRIAALHGLTPEHVIQGNPWAGRQSYLYPGQVLFLPSSPRKRYAVQEGDDPERIASLFNVCLDDLEKLNPGVTSKRYCTPGKVLVIPPPISERVVFLRGEYGPVDIENDISSLLAQYPFIQAHPIGNSVLGKPIHVLKIGNGTRHLHVNASLHANEWLTSPCLMSFIEEYAAAYAKGLAWNGHRPEEWYNNWTLWAVPMANPDGVELVQEGALPGHPYYADLMKWNGGRRSFRHWKANIRGVDLGDQFPAHWEEERERRGVLLPSPRDYSGPEALSEPEAAALAALAERVPGEAAVSLHSQGGEIYWNYRGYEPSESRELAVQLAAASSYRAVELTGSDAGYKDWFIQTFRKPGFTVELGIGKNPLPLADFEDMALETGLILGTILSNVK; encoded by the coding sequence ATGCGACAATATATTGCAAGTAGGGGAGATACCGTAAGCCGAATTGCCGCCCTGCATGGATTAACCCCTGAGCATGTCATTCAAGGTAATCCATGGGCTGGGAGACAGTCTTATTTATATCCGGGTCAGGTTTTATTTCTTCCGTCTTCGCCACGTAAAAGGTATGCGGTGCAAGAAGGAGACGATCCTGAACGCATAGCCTCATTATTCAATGTTTGTTTAGATGATTTAGAAAAGCTTAATCCAGGTGTGACCTCCAAGCGCTACTGTACACCGGGAAAGGTGCTCGTCATTCCACCTCCGATTTCTGAACGAGTGGTATTCTTGCGTGGAGAATATGGCCCGGTTGATATTGAGAACGATATTAGCAGTCTGCTCGCACAATATCCGTTTATACAAGCACATCCGATTGGCAACAGTGTACTTGGTAAACCAATTCATGTGCTGAAAATAGGCAATGGAACCCGTCATCTGCATGTTAACGCGTCTCTACATGCTAATGAATGGCTGACCTCACCTTGCCTGATGTCGTTCATAGAAGAATACGCAGCAGCTTATGCTAAAGGATTGGCATGGAATGGCCATCGACCGGAGGAATGGTACAATAACTGGACCCTATGGGCTGTACCAATGGCTAATCCTGACGGCGTGGAGTTAGTGCAGGAAGGTGCTTTGCCAGGCCACCCTTATTATGCTGACCTAATGAAATGGAATGGGGGACGGCGCAGTTTCCGGCACTGGAAAGCTAATATACGCGGGGTGGATCTCGGGGATCAATTCCCTGCTCATTGGGAAGAGGAACGGGAACGACGTGGTGTGTTATTGCCCTCTCCGCGTGATTACAGTGGCCCTGAGGCGCTTAGTGAACCCGAAGCAGCAGCACTGGCAGCACTTGCTGAGAGAGTGCCCGGAGAAGCCGCAGTGTCTTTGCATAGCCAAGGGGGGGAGATTTACTGGAATTACCGGGGGTATGAGCCTTCCGAAAGTCGCGAATTAGCAGTACAGCTGGCCGCTGCGAGCAGCTATCGGGCGGTCGAATTAACCGGCAGTGATGCTGGATATAAGGATTGGTTCATTCAGACCTTTCGCAAACCCGGATTTACAGTAGAACTGGGGATCGGCAAAAATCCGCTGCCACTGGCAGATTTTGAGGATATGGCGCTAGAAACGGGTCTGATTTTGGGAACGATACTATCCAATGTGAAATAA